The Corvus hawaiiensis isolate bCorHaw1 chromosome 10, bCorHaw1.pri.cur, whole genome shotgun sequence genome includes a window with the following:
- the DVL3 gene encoding segment polarity protein dishevelled homolog DVL-3 isoform X5, protein MGHSSVSHLCILFDSPVVKEEISDDNAKLPCFNGRVVSWLVSAEGSHSDAGSVCADNQTELPPSMERTGGIGDSRPPSFHPNTGGSRENLDNETETDSVVSSQRERPRRTDGPEHAPRVNGTVKGERRRDLGGYESSSTLMSSELETTSFFDSDEDDSTSRFSSSTEQSSASRLMRRHKRRRRKQKAPRIERSSSFSSITDSTMSLNIITVTLNMEKYNFLGISIVGQSNERGDGGIYIGSIMKGGAVAADGRIEPGDMLLQVNDINFENMSNDDAVRVLREIVHKPGPITLTVAKCWDPSPRGCFSLPRIAPQRIWAGPDSPCSDPGEPIRPIDPAAWVSHTAAMTGTYPAYGMSPSMSTITSTSSSITSSIPETERLDDFHLSIHSDMATIVKAMASPESGLEVRDRMWLKITIPNAFIGSDVVDWLYHHVEGFTDRRESRKYASNLLKAGYIRHTVNKITFSEQCYYIFGDLCGNMANLSLHDHDGSSGASDQDTLAPLPHPGAAPWPMAFPYQYPPPHPYNPHPGFPDPGYSYGGGSAGSQHSEGSRSSGSNRSGSERRKEREKTGESKSGGSGSESDHTTRSSMRRERAASERSVPASQHSQRSQHSLAHSIRSHHSQQSYGPPGLPPLFSPPMLLMPPPPSAMGPPGAPPGRDLASVPPELTASRQSFRMAMGNPTKNYGVFDFL, encoded by the exons ATGGGTCACAGCTCCGTGTCCCACCTTTGCATCCTCTTCGATTCTCC GGTGGTGAAAGAAGAGATCTCGGATGACAATGCCAAGCTTCCCTGCTTCAACGGCCGGGTGGTGTCATGG CTGGTGTCTGCAGAGGGTTCCCATTCAGATGCTGGCTCGGTCTGTGCCGACAACCAGACAGAGCTGCCACCGTCCATGGAGCGCACAGGAGGAATTGGAGACTCCAGGCCCCCCTCTTTCCA CCCTAACACTGGGGGGAGTCGGGAAAACTTGGACAATGAGACAGAGACAGACTCGGTGGTGTCGTCGCAAAGGGAACGACCTCGTCGGACAGATGGGCCTGAGCATG CACCCAGGGTGAATGGGACAGTGAAGGGAGAGCGGCGTCGAGACCTGGGTGGCTACGAGAGCTCCTCCACACTCATGAGCAGTGAGCTGGAAACCACCAGCTTCTTCGACTCAGATGAAGATGACTCTACCAGCAG GTTTAGCAGTTCAACAGAGCAAAGCAGTGCTTCCCGTCTTATGAGGAGGCACAAGCGACGCCGGCGGAAACAGAAGGCTCCACGCATTGAGCGG TCATCGTCCTTCAGCAGCATCACAGACTCCACCATGTCCCTGAACATCATCACGGTCACGCTGAATATGG AGAAATACAACTTTCTGGGCATTTCTATTGTGGGACAGAGCAATGAGCGTGGGGATGGAGGCATTTACATTGGCTCTATCATGAAGGGCGGCGCTGTGGCAGCTGATGGCAGGATTGAGCCAGGAGACATGCTCTTGCAG GTAAATGACATCAACTTTGAGAACATGAGCAACGATGATGCTGTGCGGGTGCTGAGGGAGATTGTGCACAAGCCGGG GCCCATCACCCTGACAGTGGCCAAGTGCTGGGACCCCAGTCCGCGGGGCTGCTTCTCGTTACCCAGGA TTGCTCCCCAGCGGATCTGGGCTGGGCCAGACTCTCCATGCTCCGATCCGG GTGAGCCCATCCGGCCCATCGACCCGGCAGCCTGGGTGTCTCACACGGCAGCGATGACTGGCACCTACCCAGCGTACGGTATGAGTCCATCCATGAGCACAATCActtccaccagctcctccatcaccagctccatcccagagaCTGAAC GCCTCGATGACTTTCACCTGTCCATCCACAGTGACATGGCGACCATTGTGAAAGCCATGGCCTCACCAGAGTCAGGCCTTGAGGTGCGTGACCGCATGTGGCTGAAGATCACCATCCCCAATGCCTTCATTG GTTCGGATGTGGTAGATTGGCTCTATCACCATGTGGAGGGCTTTACAGACCGCCGTGAGTCCCGCAAATATGCCAGCAATCTGCTGAAGGCTGGCTACATCCGACACACTGTGAACAAGATCACCTTCTCGGAGCAGTGCTATTACATCTTCGGGGACCTCTGTGGAA ACATGGCTAATCTGTCTCTTCATGATCATGATGGCTCCAGCGGTGCCTCTGATCAGGACACTTTGGCTCCACTCCCCCACCCAGGAGCTGCACCCTGGCCTATGGCCTTCCCATATCAGTATCCACCGCCTCATCCATACAACCCCCATCCCGGCTTCCCTGACCCAGGCTACAGCTATGGAgggggcagtgcaggcagccaGCACAGTGAAG GGAGCCGGAGCAGCGGTTCCAATCGCAGTGGCAgcgagaggaggaaggagagagagaagactGGGGAGTCGAAGTCGGGCGGCAGTGGGAGCGAGTCGGACCACACCACGAGGAGCAGCATGCGGCGCGAGCGTGCAGCCAGCGAGCGCTCGGTGCcagccagccagcacagccagcgCAGCCAGCACTCCCTGGCTCACAGCATCCGCAGCCACCACAGCCAGCAGTCGTACGGGCCTCCCGGCCTCCCCCCTCTCTTCAGCCCCCCCATGTTGCTGATGCCTCCACCGCCGTCAGCCATGGGGCCCCCCGGGGCGCCGCCGGGCCGTGACCTGGCCTCTGTGCCCCCCGAACTGACAGCCAGTAGACAGTCCTTCCGAATGGCCATGGGCAACCCCA CAAAGAATTACGGGGTGTTTGACTTTCTCTGA
- the DVL3 gene encoding segment polarity protein dishevelled homolog DVL-3 isoform X2, with the protein MAAAETKIIYHLDEQETPYLVKLPIPAERVTLGDFKGLLNRPNYKFYFKSMDDDFGVVKEEISDDNAKLPCFNGRVVSWLVSAEGSHSDAGSVCADNQTELPPSMERTGGIGDSRPPSFHPNTGGSRENLDNETETDSVVSSQRERPRRTDGPEHAPRVNGTVKGERRRDLGGYESSSTLMSSELETTSFFDSDEDDSTSRFSSSTEQSSASRLMRRHKRRRRKQKAPRIERSSSFSSITDSTMSLNIITVTLNMEKYNFLGISIVGQSNERGDGGIYIGSIMKGGAVAADGRIEPGDMLLQVNDINFENMSNDDAVRVLREIVHKPGPITLTVAKCWDPSPRGCFSLPRIAPQRIWAGPDSPCSDPGEPIRPIDPAAWVSHTAAMTGTYPAYGMSPSMSTITSTSSSITSSIPETERLDDFHLSIHSDMATIVKAMASPESGLEVRDRMWLKITIPNAFIGSDVVDWLYHHVEGFTDRRESRKYASNLLKAGYIRHTVNKITFSEQCYYIFGDLCGNMANLSLHDHDGSSGASDQDTLAPLPHPGAAPWPMAFPYQYPPPHPYNPHPGFPDPGYSYGGGSAGSQHSEGSRSSGSNRSGSERRKEREKTGESKSGGSGSESDHTTRSSMRRERAASERSVPASQHSQRSQHSLAHSIRSHHSQQSYGPPGLPPLFSPPMLLMPPPPSAMGPPGAPPGRDLASVPPELTASRQSFRMAMGNPSEFFVDVM; encoded by the exons GGTGGTGAAAGAAGAGATCTCGGATGACAATGCCAAGCTTCCCTGCTTCAACGGCCGGGTGGTGTCATGG CTGGTGTCTGCAGAGGGTTCCCATTCAGATGCTGGCTCGGTCTGTGCCGACAACCAGACAGAGCTGCCACCGTCCATGGAGCGCACAGGAGGAATTGGAGACTCCAGGCCCCCCTCTTTCCA CCCTAACACTGGGGGGAGTCGGGAAAACTTGGACAATGAGACAGAGACAGACTCGGTGGTGTCGTCGCAAAGGGAACGACCTCGTCGGACAGATGGGCCTGAGCATG CACCCAGGGTGAATGGGACAGTGAAGGGAGAGCGGCGTCGAGACCTGGGTGGCTACGAGAGCTCCTCCACACTCATGAGCAGTGAGCTGGAAACCACCAGCTTCTTCGACTCAGATGAAGATGACTCTACCAGCAG GTTTAGCAGTTCAACAGAGCAAAGCAGTGCTTCCCGTCTTATGAGGAGGCACAAGCGACGCCGGCGGAAACAGAAGGCTCCACGCATTGAGCGG TCATCGTCCTTCAGCAGCATCACAGACTCCACCATGTCCCTGAACATCATCACGGTCACGCTGAATATGG AGAAATACAACTTTCTGGGCATTTCTATTGTGGGACAGAGCAATGAGCGTGGGGATGGAGGCATTTACATTGGCTCTATCATGAAGGGCGGCGCTGTGGCAGCTGATGGCAGGATTGAGCCAGGAGACATGCTCTTGCAG GTAAATGACATCAACTTTGAGAACATGAGCAACGATGATGCTGTGCGGGTGCTGAGGGAGATTGTGCACAAGCCGGG GCCCATCACCCTGACAGTGGCCAAGTGCTGGGACCCCAGTCCGCGGGGCTGCTTCTCGTTACCCAGGA TTGCTCCCCAGCGGATCTGGGCTGGGCCAGACTCTCCATGCTCCGATCCGG GTGAGCCCATCCGGCCCATCGACCCGGCAGCCTGGGTGTCTCACACGGCAGCGATGACTGGCACCTACCCAGCGTACGGTATGAGTCCATCCATGAGCACAATCActtccaccagctcctccatcaccagctccatcccagagaCTGAAC GCCTCGATGACTTTCACCTGTCCATCCACAGTGACATGGCGACCATTGTGAAAGCCATGGCCTCACCAGAGTCAGGCCTTGAGGTGCGTGACCGCATGTGGCTGAAGATCACCATCCCCAATGCCTTCATTG GTTCGGATGTGGTAGATTGGCTCTATCACCATGTGGAGGGCTTTACAGACCGCCGTGAGTCCCGCAAATATGCCAGCAATCTGCTGAAGGCTGGCTACATCCGACACACTGTGAACAAGATCACCTTCTCGGAGCAGTGCTATTACATCTTCGGGGACCTCTGTGGAA ACATGGCTAATCTGTCTCTTCATGATCATGATGGCTCCAGCGGTGCCTCTGATCAGGACACTTTGGCTCCACTCCCCCACCCAGGAGCTGCACCCTGGCCTATGGCCTTCCCATATCAGTATCCACCGCCTCATCCATACAACCCCCATCCCGGCTTCCCTGACCCAGGCTACAGCTATGGAgggggcagtgcaggcagccaGCACAGTGAAG GGAGCCGGAGCAGCGGTTCCAATCGCAGTGGCAgcgagaggaggaaggagagagagaagactGGGGAGTCGAAGTCGGGCGGCAGTGGGAGCGAGTCGGACCACACCACGAGGAGCAGCATGCGGCGCGAGCGTGCAGCCAGCGAGCGCTCGGTGCcagccagccagcacagccagcgCAGCCAGCACTCCCTGGCTCACAGCATCCGCAGCCACCACAGCCAGCAGTCGTACGGGCCTCCCGGCCTCCCCCCTCTCTTCAGCCCCCCCATGTTGCTGATGCCTCCACCGCCGTCAGCCATGGGGCCCCCCGGGGCGCCGCCGGGCCGTGACCTGGCCTCTGTGCCCCCCGAACTGACAGCCAGTAGACAGTCCTTCCGAATGGCCATGGGCAACCCCAGTGAGTTCTTTGTGGATGTAATGTGA
- the DVL3 gene encoding segment polarity protein dishevelled homolog DVL-3 isoform X1, with the protein MAAAETKIIYHLDEQETPYLVKLPIPAERVTLGDFKGLLNRPNYKFYFKSMDDDFGVVKEEISDDNAKLPCFNGRVVSWLVSAEGSHSDAGSVCADNQTELPPSMERTGGIGDSRPPSFHPNTGGSRENLDNETETDSVVSSQRERPRRTDGPEHAPRVNGTVKGERRRDLGGYESSSTLMSSELETTSFFDSDEDDSTSRFSSSTEQSSASRLMRRHKRRRRKQKAPRIERSSSFSSITDSTMSLNIITVTLNMEKYNFLGISIVGQSNERGDGGIYIGSIMKGGAVAADGRIEPGDMLLQVNDINFENMSNDDAVRVLREIVHKPGPITLTVAKCWDPSPRGCFSLPRIAPQRIWAGPDSPCSDPGEPIRPIDPAAWVSHTAAMTGTYPAYGMSPSMSTITSTSSSITSSIPETERLDDFHLSIHSDMATIVKAMASPESGLEVRDRMWLKITIPNAFIGSDVVDWLYHHVEGFTDRRESRKYASNLLKAGYIRHTVNKITFSEQCYYIFGDLCGNMANLSLHDHDGSSGASDQDTLAPLPHPGAAPWPMAFPYQYPPPHPYNPHPGFPDPGYSYGGGSAGSQHSEGSRSSGSNRSGSERRKEREKTGESKSGGSGSESDHTTRSSMRRERAASERSVPASQHSQRSQHSLAHSIRSHHSQQSYGPPGLPPLFSPPMLLMPPPPSAMGPPGAPPGRDLASVPPELTASRQSFRMAMGNPTKNYGVFDFL; encoded by the exons GGTGGTGAAAGAAGAGATCTCGGATGACAATGCCAAGCTTCCCTGCTTCAACGGCCGGGTGGTGTCATGG CTGGTGTCTGCAGAGGGTTCCCATTCAGATGCTGGCTCGGTCTGTGCCGACAACCAGACAGAGCTGCCACCGTCCATGGAGCGCACAGGAGGAATTGGAGACTCCAGGCCCCCCTCTTTCCA CCCTAACACTGGGGGGAGTCGGGAAAACTTGGACAATGAGACAGAGACAGACTCGGTGGTGTCGTCGCAAAGGGAACGACCTCGTCGGACAGATGGGCCTGAGCATG CACCCAGGGTGAATGGGACAGTGAAGGGAGAGCGGCGTCGAGACCTGGGTGGCTACGAGAGCTCCTCCACACTCATGAGCAGTGAGCTGGAAACCACCAGCTTCTTCGACTCAGATGAAGATGACTCTACCAGCAG GTTTAGCAGTTCAACAGAGCAAAGCAGTGCTTCCCGTCTTATGAGGAGGCACAAGCGACGCCGGCGGAAACAGAAGGCTCCACGCATTGAGCGG TCATCGTCCTTCAGCAGCATCACAGACTCCACCATGTCCCTGAACATCATCACGGTCACGCTGAATATGG AGAAATACAACTTTCTGGGCATTTCTATTGTGGGACAGAGCAATGAGCGTGGGGATGGAGGCATTTACATTGGCTCTATCATGAAGGGCGGCGCTGTGGCAGCTGATGGCAGGATTGAGCCAGGAGACATGCTCTTGCAG GTAAATGACATCAACTTTGAGAACATGAGCAACGATGATGCTGTGCGGGTGCTGAGGGAGATTGTGCACAAGCCGGG GCCCATCACCCTGACAGTGGCCAAGTGCTGGGACCCCAGTCCGCGGGGCTGCTTCTCGTTACCCAGGA TTGCTCCCCAGCGGATCTGGGCTGGGCCAGACTCTCCATGCTCCGATCCGG GTGAGCCCATCCGGCCCATCGACCCGGCAGCCTGGGTGTCTCACACGGCAGCGATGACTGGCACCTACCCAGCGTACGGTATGAGTCCATCCATGAGCACAATCActtccaccagctcctccatcaccagctccatcccagagaCTGAAC GCCTCGATGACTTTCACCTGTCCATCCACAGTGACATGGCGACCATTGTGAAAGCCATGGCCTCACCAGAGTCAGGCCTTGAGGTGCGTGACCGCATGTGGCTGAAGATCACCATCCCCAATGCCTTCATTG GTTCGGATGTGGTAGATTGGCTCTATCACCATGTGGAGGGCTTTACAGACCGCCGTGAGTCCCGCAAATATGCCAGCAATCTGCTGAAGGCTGGCTACATCCGACACACTGTGAACAAGATCACCTTCTCGGAGCAGTGCTATTACATCTTCGGGGACCTCTGTGGAA ACATGGCTAATCTGTCTCTTCATGATCATGATGGCTCCAGCGGTGCCTCTGATCAGGACACTTTGGCTCCACTCCCCCACCCAGGAGCTGCACCCTGGCCTATGGCCTTCCCATATCAGTATCCACCGCCTCATCCATACAACCCCCATCCCGGCTTCCCTGACCCAGGCTACAGCTATGGAgggggcagtgcaggcagccaGCACAGTGAAG GGAGCCGGAGCAGCGGTTCCAATCGCAGTGGCAgcgagaggaggaaggagagagagaagactGGGGAGTCGAAGTCGGGCGGCAGTGGGAGCGAGTCGGACCACACCACGAGGAGCAGCATGCGGCGCGAGCGTGCAGCCAGCGAGCGCTCGGTGCcagccagccagcacagccagcgCAGCCAGCACTCCCTGGCTCACAGCATCCGCAGCCACCACAGCCAGCAGTCGTACGGGCCTCCCGGCCTCCCCCCTCTCTTCAGCCCCCCCATGTTGCTGATGCCTCCACCGCCGTCAGCCATGGGGCCCCCCGGGGCGCCGCCGGGCCGTGACCTGGCCTCTGTGCCCCCCGAACTGACAGCCAGTAGACAGTCCTTCCGAATGGCCATGGGCAACCCCA CAAAGAATTACGGGGTGTTTGACTTTCTCTGA
- the DVL3 gene encoding segment polarity protein dishevelled homolog DVL-3 isoform X4, which translates to MAAAETKIIYHLDEQETPYLVKLPIPAERVTLGDFKGLLNRPNYKFYFKSMDDDFGVVKEEISDDNAKLPCFNGRVVSWLVSAEGSHSDAGSVCADNQTELPPSMERTGGIGDSRPPSFHPNTGGSRENLDNETETDSVVSSQRERPRRTDGPEHAPRVNGTVKGERRRDLGGYESSSTLMSSELETTSFFDSDEDDSTSRFSSSTEQSSASRLMRRHKRRRRKQKAPRIERSSSFSSITDSTMSLNIITVTLNMEKYNFLGISIVGQSNERGDGGIYIGSIMKGGAVAADGRIEPGDMLLQVNDINFENMSNDDAVRVLREIVHKPGPITLTVAKCWDPSPRGCFSLPRSEPIRPIDPAAWVSHTAAMTGTYPAYGMSPSMSTITSTSSSITSSIPETERLDDFHLSIHSDMATIVKAMASPESGLEVRDRMWLKITIPNAFIGSDVVDWLYHHVEGFTDRRESRKYASNLLKAGYIRHTVNKITFSEQCYYIFGDLCGNMANLSLHDHDGSSGASDQDTLAPLPHPGAAPWPMAFPYQYPPPHPYNPHPGFPDPGYSYGGGSAGSQHSEGSRSSGSNRSGSERRKEREKTGESKSGGSGSESDHTTRSSMRRERAASERSVPASQHSQRSQHSLAHSIRSHHSQQSYGPPGLPPLFSPPMLLMPPPPSAMGPPGAPPGRDLASVPPELTASRQSFRMAMGNPSEFFVDVM; encoded by the exons GGTGGTGAAAGAAGAGATCTCGGATGACAATGCCAAGCTTCCCTGCTTCAACGGCCGGGTGGTGTCATGG CTGGTGTCTGCAGAGGGTTCCCATTCAGATGCTGGCTCGGTCTGTGCCGACAACCAGACAGAGCTGCCACCGTCCATGGAGCGCACAGGAGGAATTGGAGACTCCAGGCCCCCCTCTTTCCA CCCTAACACTGGGGGGAGTCGGGAAAACTTGGACAATGAGACAGAGACAGACTCGGTGGTGTCGTCGCAAAGGGAACGACCTCGTCGGACAGATGGGCCTGAGCATG CACCCAGGGTGAATGGGACAGTGAAGGGAGAGCGGCGTCGAGACCTGGGTGGCTACGAGAGCTCCTCCACACTCATGAGCAGTGAGCTGGAAACCACCAGCTTCTTCGACTCAGATGAAGATGACTCTACCAGCAG GTTTAGCAGTTCAACAGAGCAAAGCAGTGCTTCCCGTCTTATGAGGAGGCACAAGCGACGCCGGCGGAAACAGAAGGCTCCACGCATTGAGCGG TCATCGTCCTTCAGCAGCATCACAGACTCCACCATGTCCCTGAACATCATCACGGTCACGCTGAATATGG AGAAATACAACTTTCTGGGCATTTCTATTGTGGGACAGAGCAATGAGCGTGGGGATGGAGGCATTTACATTGGCTCTATCATGAAGGGCGGCGCTGTGGCAGCTGATGGCAGGATTGAGCCAGGAGACATGCTCTTGCAG GTAAATGACATCAACTTTGAGAACATGAGCAACGATGATGCTGTGCGGGTGCTGAGGGAGATTGTGCACAAGCCGGG GCCCATCACCCTGACAGTGGCCAAGTGCTGGGACCCCAGTCCGCGGGGCTGCTTCTCGTTACCCAGGA GTGAGCCCATCCGGCCCATCGACCCGGCAGCCTGGGTGTCTCACACGGCAGCGATGACTGGCACCTACCCAGCGTACGGTATGAGTCCATCCATGAGCACAATCActtccaccagctcctccatcaccagctccatcccagagaCTGAAC GCCTCGATGACTTTCACCTGTCCATCCACAGTGACATGGCGACCATTGTGAAAGCCATGGCCTCACCAGAGTCAGGCCTTGAGGTGCGTGACCGCATGTGGCTGAAGATCACCATCCCCAATGCCTTCATTG GTTCGGATGTGGTAGATTGGCTCTATCACCATGTGGAGGGCTTTACAGACCGCCGTGAGTCCCGCAAATATGCCAGCAATCTGCTGAAGGCTGGCTACATCCGACACACTGTGAACAAGATCACCTTCTCGGAGCAGTGCTATTACATCTTCGGGGACCTCTGTGGAA ACATGGCTAATCTGTCTCTTCATGATCATGATGGCTCCAGCGGTGCCTCTGATCAGGACACTTTGGCTCCACTCCCCCACCCAGGAGCTGCACCCTGGCCTATGGCCTTCCCATATCAGTATCCACCGCCTCATCCATACAACCCCCATCCCGGCTTCCCTGACCCAGGCTACAGCTATGGAgggggcagtgcaggcagccaGCACAGTGAAG GGAGCCGGAGCAGCGGTTCCAATCGCAGTGGCAgcgagaggaggaaggagagagagaagactGGGGAGTCGAAGTCGGGCGGCAGTGGGAGCGAGTCGGACCACACCACGAGGAGCAGCATGCGGCGCGAGCGTGCAGCCAGCGAGCGCTCGGTGCcagccagccagcacagccagcgCAGCCAGCACTCCCTGGCTCACAGCATCCGCAGCCACCACAGCCAGCAGTCGTACGGGCCTCCCGGCCTCCCCCCTCTCTTCAGCCCCCCCATGTTGCTGATGCCTCCACCGCCGTCAGCCATGGGGCCCCCCGGGGCGCCGCCGGGCCGTGACCTGGCCTCTGTGCCCCCCGAACTGACAGCCAGTAGACAGTCCTTCCGAATGGCCATGGGCAACCCCAGTGAGTTCTTTGTGGATGTAATGTGA
- the DVL3 gene encoding segment polarity protein dishevelled homolog DVL-3 isoform X3: MAAAETKIIYHLDEQETPYLVKLPIPAERVTLGDFKGLLNRPNYKFYFKSMDDDFGVVKEEISDDNAKLPCFNGRVVSWLVSAEGSHSDAGSVCADNQTELPPSMERTGGIGDSRPPSFHPNTGGSRENLDNETETDSVVSSQRERPRRTDGPEHAPRVNGTVKGERRRDLGGYESSSTLMSSELETTSFFDSDEDDSTSRFSSSTEQSSASRLMRRHKRRRRKQKAPRIERSSSFSSITDSTMSLNIITVTLNMEKYNFLGISIVGQSNERGDGGIYIGSIMKGGAVAADGRIEPGDMLLQVNDINFENMSNDDAVRVLREIVHKPGPITLTVAKCWDPSPRGCFSLPRSEPIRPIDPAAWVSHTAAMTGTYPAYGMSPSMSTITSTSSSITSSIPETERLDDFHLSIHSDMATIVKAMASPESGLEVRDRMWLKITIPNAFIGSDVVDWLYHHVEGFTDRRESRKYASNLLKAGYIRHTVNKITFSEQCYYIFGDLCGNMANLSLHDHDGSSGASDQDTLAPLPHPGAAPWPMAFPYQYPPPHPYNPHPGFPDPGYSYGGGSAGSQHSEGSRSSGSNRSGSERRKEREKTGESKSGGSGSESDHTTRSSMRRERAASERSVPASQHSQRSQHSLAHSIRSHHSQQSYGPPGLPPLFSPPMLLMPPPPSAMGPPGAPPGRDLASVPPELTASRQSFRMAMGNPTKNYGVFDFL, encoded by the exons GGTGGTGAAAGAAGAGATCTCGGATGACAATGCCAAGCTTCCCTGCTTCAACGGCCGGGTGGTGTCATGG CTGGTGTCTGCAGAGGGTTCCCATTCAGATGCTGGCTCGGTCTGTGCCGACAACCAGACAGAGCTGCCACCGTCCATGGAGCGCACAGGAGGAATTGGAGACTCCAGGCCCCCCTCTTTCCA CCCTAACACTGGGGGGAGTCGGGAAAACTTGGACAATGAGACAGAGACAGACTCGGTGGTGTCGTCGCAAAGGGAACGACCTCGTCGGACAGATGGGCCTGAGCATG CACCCAGGGTGAATGGGACAGTGAAGGGAGAGCGGCGTCGAGACCTGGGTGGCTACGAGAGCTCCTCCACACTCATGAGCAGTGAGCTGGAAACCACCAGCTTCTTCGACTCAGATGAAGATGACTCTACCAGCAG GTTTAGCAGTTCAACAGAGCAAAGCAGTGCTTCCCGTCTTATGAGGAGGCACAAGCGACGCCGGCGGAAACAGAAGGCTCCACGCATTGAGCGG TCATCGTCCTTCAGCAGCATCACAGACTCCACCATGTCCCTGAACATCATCACGGTCACGCTGAATATGG AGAAATACAACTTTCTGGGCATTTCTATTGTGGGACAGAGCAATGAGCGTGGGGATGGAGGCATTTACATTGGCTCTATCATGAAGGGCGGCGCTGTGGCAGCTGATGGCAGGATTGAGCCAGGAGACATGCTCTTGCAG GTAAATGACATCAACTTTGAGAACATGAGCAACGATGATGCTGTGCGGGTGCTGAGGGAGATTGTGCACAAGCCGGG GCCCATCACCCTGACAGTGGCCAAGTGCTGGGACCCCAGTCCGCGGGGCTGCTTCTCGTTACCCAGGA GTGAGCCCATCCGGCCCATCGACCCGGCAGCCTGGGTGTCTCACACGGCAGCGATGACTGGCACCTACCCAGCGTACGGTATGAGTCCATCCATGAGCACAATCActtccaccagctcctccatcaccagctccatcccagagaCTGAAC GCCTCGATGACTTTCACCTGTCCATCCACAGTGACATGGCGACCATTGTGAAAGCCATGGCCTCACCAGAGTCAGGCCTTGAGGTGCGTGACCGCATGTGGCTGAAGATCACCATCCCCAATGCCTTCATTG GTTCGGATGTGGTAGATTGGCTCTATCACCATGTGGAGGGCTTTACAGACCGCCGTGAGTCCCGCAAATATGCCAGCAATCTGCTGAAGGCTGGCTACATCCGACACACTGTGAACAAGATCACCTTCTCGGAGCAGTGCTATTACATCTTCGGGGACCTCTGTGGAA ACATGGCTAATCTGTCTCTTCATGATCATGATGGCTCCAGCGGTGCCTCTGATCAGGACACTTTGGCTCCACTCCCCCACCCAGGAGCTGCACCCTGGCCTATGGCCTTCCCATATCAGTATCCACCGCCTCATCCATACAACCCCCATCCCGGCTTCCCTGACCCAGGCTACAGCTATGGAgggggcagtgcaggcagccaGCACAGTGAAG GGAGCCGGAGCAGCGGTTCCAATCGCAGTGGCAgcgagaggaggaaggagagagagaagactGGGGAGTCGAAGTCGGGCGGCAGTGGGAGCGAGTCGGACCACACCACGAGGAGCAGCATGCGGCGCGAGCGTGCAGCCAGCGAGCGCTCGGTGCcagccagccagcacagccagcgCAGCCAGCACTCCCTGGCTCACAGCATCCGCAGCCACCACAGCCAGCAGTCGTACGGGCCTCCCGGCCTCCCCCCTCTCTTCAGCCCCCCCATGTTGCTGATGCCTCCACCGCCGTCAGCCATGGGGCCCCCCGGGGCGCCGCCGGGCCGTGACCTGGCCTCTGTGCCCCCCGAACTGACAGCCAGTAGACAGTCCTTCCGAATGGCCATGGGCAACCCCA CAAAGAATTACGGGGTGTTTGACTTTCTCTGA